A single genomic interval of Pyruvatibacter sp. HU-CL02332 harbors:
- a CDS encoding glycosyltransferase family 2 protein: MPDGTSRNGPEAALAKQDGPPLGKILVDAGVISAGQLEQALEAATRWGVPLGQAVLALGFSKPLDLYSSLAAHLQLPFVDVLETPPPAAVFDATFLDFYLAAEVIPIGMDDSSGFQRTVLATPDPLNAARDIAWRRASGLPAPGGEFAFAITPRLDVLWTLQAQFGDQIQHTAQLALDETDPALSAKSPTTWRQRLWGSAIVGSIALGAFLNPYATFAVLNFLLGLFFLAVLILRAASIPIGVAARNARRPIDQLPEDSDLPIYTIIVPLYKEASVLPLLAQALRKLDYPRAKLDIKLVLEGDDTETIDTAKTLGLESYVEFIRVPESSPRTKPKACNYALQFARGEYLVIFDAEDQPDPLQLKKAVAMFATCDDTIACLQAPLTYFNASENWLTRQFTIEFNMWFDLLLPTVEKLGMPIPLGGTSTHFRMKALRDVGAWDPYNVTEDADLGIRLAQKGYRCAILDSVTYEEANCEMGNWLRQRSRWLKGYAQTWLVHMRRPVDLFRKLGPMGFLGFQLLIGGSIISALMHPLVWMFAVAGIAFNGSALAYFTSPDVPTLLVLFNGILLGGGYIVSVCAGIAAVQHRDAQHLVPHTFLMVFYWPLLSMGAYLALWQLFTRPSYWEKTHHAISKASRAQLAQLAHRRKDSEP; this comes from the coding sequence ATGCCTGACGGAACGTCTCGCAATGGGCCCGAAGCAGCACTAGCAAAACAAGACGGCCCGCCGCTTGGCAAAATCCTCGTCGATGCAGGTGTGATCAGCGCCGGGCAACTCGAGCAGGCCCTCGAGGCAGCGACCCGTTGGGGCGTACCTCTGGGACAGGCTGTCCTGGCCCTTGGGTTCAGCAAGCCCCTTGATCTTTACTCGTCCCTTGCAGCCCATCTCCAGCTACCATTTGTTGATGTGCTTGAAACACCGCCCCCCGCTGCTGTGTTTGATGCAACATTTCTGGATTTCTATCTAGCTGCAGAAGTCATCCCGATTGGCATGGACGATAGTTCCGGTTTCCAGCGGACGGTACTTGCAACACCTGACCCGCTAAATGCAGCGCGGGACATTGCATGGCGACGCGCGTCGGGACTGCCGGCACCAGGGGGGGAGTTTGCCTTCGCCATAACGCCTCGGCTGGATGTTCTGTGGACGCTACAGGCGCAGTTTGGCGATCAGATACAGCACACAGCACAGCTGGCACTGGACGAAACCGACCCGGCCCTATCAGCAAAAAGCCCGACAACCTGGCGCCAACGCCTATGGGGAAGCGCCATCGTCGGTAGCATTGCACTTGGCGCCTTCCTCAATCCATACGCCACATTTGCCGTGCTCAATTTTCTGCTCGGTCTGTTCTTTCTCGCGGTGCTGATATTGCGGGCGGCATCGATCCCCATTGGCGTCGCCGCCCGAAATGCCAGACGTCCAATCGATCAGCTCCCGGAAGACTCAGATCTGCCGATCTACACCATCATTGTGCCGCTCTACAAAGAAGCGAGCGTGCTGCCGCTTCTGGCTCAGGCGCTGAGGAAGCTCGACTACCCACGGGCCAAGCTGGACATCAAGCTGGTACTGGAAGGCGACGACACAGAGACAATCGACACAGCCAAAACGCTAGGTCTTGAAAGCTATGTGGAGTTCATTCGGGTGCCGGAAAGTTCGCCGCGCACAAAACCCAAAGCCTGCAACTACGCTCTGCAGTTCGCCCGTGGTGAGTATCTGGTGATTTTTGATGCGGAAGATCAGCCGGATCCTCTGCAACTCAAAAAGGCCGTGGCGATGTTCGCAACATGCGACGACACCATCGCGTGCCTGCAGGCGCCGCTCACCTATTTCAATGCGTCTGAAAACTGGCTGACGCGACAGTTCACCATAGAGTTCAACATGTGGTTCGACCTGCTGTTGCCGACTGTTGAAAAACTGGGCATGCCGATTCCGCTTGGCGGCACATCCACCCACTTTCGAATGAAGGCCCTGCGGGATGTTGGGGCCTGGGACCCCTACAACGTTACCGAAGACGCAGACCTTGGCATTCGACTGGCCCAGAAGGGATATCGCTGCGCCATTCTGGATTCGGTCACCTATGAAGAAGCCAATTGCGAGATGGGCAACTGGCTTCGACAACGGTCACGGTGGCTGAAGGGCTACGCCCAGACGTGGCTGGTGCATATGCGCAGGCCCGTCGACCTGTTTCGCAAACTGGGGCCGATGGGGTTTTTGGGATTTCAGTTGCTGATTGGCGGATCGATAATCTCTGCCCTCATGCATCCGCTTGTCTGGATGTTTGCCGTAGCAGGCATCGCGTTCAACGGGTCGGCGCTCGCCTACTTCACCTCACCGGACGTGCCGACACTATTGGTCCTGTTCAACGGCATTTTGCTGGGTGGTGGTTACATCGTGTCCGTCTGCGCGGGCATCGCTGCCGTTCAGCACCGTGACGCGCAACATCTGGTGCCGCATACATTCTTGATGGTGTTCTACTGGCCCCTTCTCTCGATGGGGGCCTATCTGGCCCTATGGCAGCTCTTTACGCGGCCGTCCTATTGGGAAAAGACCCACCACGCCATAAGCAAGGCCAGCCGCGCACAACTGGCGCAGCTGGCCCATCGTCGTAAGGATTCAGAGCCCTAG